The genomic region ACGGCGACGGTGATCGGCTCGGGCATCGGCGGGTTTCTCACCATCACGGATGCGGTTCATACGGTCGATCAACGGGGCGCAAAAAAGCTTTCGCCGTTCACGGTTCCGGCGTTTCTCGTCAACCTCGCGGCTGGCAACGTTTCGATCATGTTCGGTTTCAAGGGGCCGCTGGGCGCGCCTGTCACGGCATGTGCTGCGGGAGTGCAGGCGATCGGCGACGGCATGCGCATGATCCGTAGCGGCGAAGCCGATATCGCGCTGTGCGGTGGCGCGGAAGCATGCATCAATCGTGTGGCGCTCGGCGCGTTTGCAGCGGCGCGGGCGTTATCGACCGGCTTCAACGATACGCCTGAGAAAGCCTCGCGGCCGTTCGATGCGGCGCGCGACGGTTTCGTCATGGGCGAAGGCGCAGGTATGCTCGTGATCGAGACGGAAGAGCACGCACTGGCGCGCGGGGCCAAGCCGCTCGTGGAACTGGTGGGTTATGGGACAAGCGCCGATGCCTATCATTTGACGTCCGGACCGCCGGACGGAAACGGCGCACTGCGCGCCATGCGGGCGGCACTGGCGATGGCGGGTATCGCGCCGGGCGACATCGGGTATCTCAATGCGCATGCGACGTCGACGCAGGTGGGAGACGGCGGGGAGCTCGCAGCTATGCGTGCGCTTTTTGGAAATGGTCCCGGCGCAGCGATTTCATCAACGAAGTCAGCCACGGGGCACTTACTCGGGGCAGCGG from Hyphomicrobium sp. MC1 harbors:
- the fabF gene encoding beta-ketoacyl-ACP synthase II, coding for MADRKTSPRIVVTGLGVVSPLGATVETTWQRLIAGQSGIRRLDDAIVPDVDCKVAGVVPDISEDPTGFDVAKAVPVKDRRKMDRFIQFAVEASRQALAQAGWAPDNDTSRERTATVIGSGIGGFLTITDAVHTVDQRGAKKLSPFTVPAFLVNLAAGNVSIMFGFKGPLGAPVTACAAGVQAIGDGMRMIRSGEADIALCGGAEACINRVALGAFAAARALSTGFNDTPEKASRPFDAARDGFVMGEGAGMLVIETEEHALARGAKPLVELVGYGTSADAYHLTSGPPDGNGALRAMRAALAMAGIAPGDIGYLNAHATSTQVGDGGELAAMRALFGNGPGAAISSTKSATGHLLGAAGGLEAVFSVLALRDGVLPPTLNLADPDPEAQGLDLIGPEARKSEVEYVLSNGFGFGGVNASVIFRRWAT